TTGTGGGAGGACCTACACTAGAGGGGCCCCCATCCTGACAGCCCTCCCATCCATTGGGTCGAGTAGCTCTTCGCTCACTCCCTTCTCTTGAACGGCCTATCGTGGTCTAGCCACCGTATTCTCGTGGGAGAGATTAAGGCCTCAAGTTGGCTGCAATCGGATCTCATTCACAAAGCCCTCATGGGTGTCACCCTCTAAGCAGAGCACCATCGACTGCACTGACATCCCTACCGTACTAGACAAAACAAAATCTCAGGTTGTCACCTCCATCACCGTAGTCGCTTCACCCACCATCTCAGTGGCACCGGTAGAGAAAAAGAAGACTCTTAACTTCCCAGGGCCAGCTAGCAGCTCCCTGCCAAGCTTGAAGGAGGCTTGGGCCTCCCCTTTAGCTTTGGTTTTCCTTGAAGACCTTTTGTTGGAGCCCCCCAAGCCCCCACCAAGTCCACTAGGCCTTGCTGGCGCCCGACCCACGTCAAGCTCTAAGGGCCGGGTGCTCTTGGGCTGGGGTGGACCCGCTGCCCGCGGTTGGGTCGAGCCCGGTAGCCTCGGCCCAGTGCTCACCTTGCCCAACGCTGGGCTTCCAAGGCCGGGACCAAGCCGGCCGCCGTGCTCCCTGATTTCCTTGTGGTCCGACATCGCTCCTCCGGCTTGTGGAAGAAGCCACAGTTGAGGCAGACCCCCTCCAAGTTCTCGAACACAAACCGCTGCCAAAATGGCCCGTCCAGCCCTCCGACGAGCACCCCTGGCCTTAGTGGTCGGGAGAGGTCAATCTTCACGTAGACCCGGACGAACCCTAGCTGCTTGATCTCCGAGATGCATTCGTCGACCGAAAAAAACTCCTCGACGGGGCGCACGATCTCCCGAATCGCCACCTCCTCCCAGTATTCTACCGGTAGTTGCGACAGCCGGATCCAAACCAGGGCGGTGCTGATCGCTCCGTCCGCTGGAAAGAACCCCGACCACCATGGCTCCAAAGCCAACGGTTGCTCCGCCACATTCCACGGCCGTCGAGGAACTGCATCTCTTTCTGTAGAATCCCCGAACTGAAAAAGGAGAAACTCCCTTTCCAGTCCATACACCGCCACCGTTCCCTTGACTCCGGCCCGGATCCAAAAGTCTTGGGCCACCATTTCCGATACCATCCTTCTTCCCAAACACTTCGCCTCCACCGTCGTGGCCATCCATAACTCTGATCTCTCTCTGAGACCCACCGTCGGTAGCTCAACCATCTTCGGGAACCATCACGAGAGCTCGACCATCTCGTCTGATGATAGCTCCGACGAGATCCAAACGGTGCAACTCTGCACCACTTTCTTCTTGTTAGATTCCGGCCGTTCCACACCCAACACTGCCTTAGGTCGATCCTGTGGGTGGGTCGCCATGGTCATCAGCATCGGCGATGATAGCAGGCCACCATAATGCCGACAATCACATCGAGAGAGGATAAAGCACGAATGACGAAGTACAATTCAAATAGACGCCGTAACGGACAGAAAAAGTCGGAATATGAGAGGCGCCTTTGGCTGGCGTCCTCTGCCGCTGTTTCCACCCATCTTGAACCTCTTGGTCCCGCTGTAATTGATGGAAAACATCGACCCCGTCTTATCTCGATCGAGTGACGGGGAGGCGGATTCGCTCCCCGTTGCAGGCAAGTGCATAATGTATATATGCGGATTTTCTTGCGCATACAAATACGTATGCGGACATCGCGGACCTGACTCCTGTGGACGTGTACTGATGCTTTTCATGCCGACACGCTGCCTATATAAAAATCACTTGCGGAGAGATGCATAAAACATTTGTGTAGAAGCAAATCCGCATAATATTCTTATATGCGGACGTCCGTAGGATCCGTACCAAAGGTCCGCCCATCGCCCATGTTCGATCCCCACCACCCTCCTTCCTCACTCCCTCCGCCTCCCACTCGGCGGAGCGGACGAAGCCTCCCGTGCCGCCTGTACCTGCTTCCCGAGATCGATCGCCGTCGATGCGCTCCGTCGCGGTACTTGGAAAAAAACGGCCGTGCCCTACGGCTACTCGGGTACAGGGAAAGGGAATGGGTAGGATCAATTCTTGAGGAGGGCGAATAAAGGAGCCGAGGAGGCAGGCCCAGACACCTCCATGATGCTGGATTGAATgcgtaaaagaaaaaaagaaaggaacggTCTTTGCTTGCTCTTTGAACTAAGGTCAGTCTAAAAAGCCCGTgcttttttcttataaaatcctTAGCTATTTTGCTTGTTATTGTTGTTCAGTTATTTGTTTGTAGAGATCTCTTGGATTGGTAAAGTCAGAACGAGATAACCTCCTCTATCACCTGGATGCAAATATTAAGCATTGCATTTCTCCAAACATCGTCAAGGGATTCCTGAGTTCCTTCTAAGCCTCCTACAGCCACCTGGATACTCGCAAAGACCACGGCCAAGCACTTAGACAAATAAAGCCTCAGAACGCAAACAAGGGAAGAGATAAGAGTTTTCCTCCATCCCCTCTTTCACAGACCTCTTGTCATCTAAGGAGAATGCACCCCTATCACTAGAATTACAACTGGAAATGTAAAATAGAGGCAATTTCCCTCAAACACTGAAATTTTGCTTCTGCTAAAGATATGGAGCAACACAGAATTGGAAACAACAAGCTTTAACGTAACATTTCCCTGTAATTTAATCAGGATCATGCTGATTAAGCTCAAGAGACATTGACATAGTGGTTCCACCTTTGACCTTCATCAGCCACCCATAACTCCTAAACGATGAGTGGCTAGATAGACCAGAAAGTAATGTAATAGGTGTGAGGCATTTGGAAGTTCTatgtttcttttaatatttccTGGGCATCCACACATATGAAAGGGTGTTGAAGTAAAGAGTTTGATTTATCAGGAATGTTATAAACATAGTGTTGATGTTTAAGTTATAATTTTTGAAGCTACCTTTGAGAAGCTAGCTGTTATTTAGATATTTGAGTGTACTCACTACAGGCTAGCTGTGTAAGTGTTTCAAGACAACGATTTAGCATCATAAAGATGTTTGGTTTTAAGTTACCAAGGTTCGCCATTTCGGTACCGGGCCATGTAACAGTGTCAATTTGTTATAATGTCGGTATGAGGTAGGTTTGGCATATCGAGTATTGGTACGCCCCCCTATACCACATATTGGTACCAAATCGATACGGTACGCTCTGCACCATCCAGTTCGATACGGTACAGTACACTTTGTTATAACTGTCATACACTAGCTGTTTTTAATTAACAATTCCCAAATAAGAATCGTGAAATTTGTTTCTAACCTCCATTTCCATCCAAAATGCATAATCATGTTATTATATCTTCCACTACCTTCTTTCCATTGTGGAAATTTCTCACATCCTAGATACTTTGGGATCATTAAGGAAAAATCAATGAACATGACAAAGGGATGTATACAATTCTTTCCCACTTATATGAAGCTACATCAGAAAGAAGGCTTTGTTATATCTCAATTTTGTTTGGTGCTGCATAGGTTCATGAAAATTGTCATGGAGAGGCTTTCACATAGATAATTATAGTTTTGTTGCACCGATGCATTGCTTAAGAAAAAAGAAGGCTTGTTGGTGAGTGTGAGTGTATTTGGCCAACATCATTGAAGAAAGCAACTTCAGCATGAGTTAGAGCAAGTTGTAATGTTTGTGAAACCAGATATGTACTGAATTTCATTTAGAAAAGAGTAGGAGAATCTATAATCCACGTACGGTAACTGCATGCTTTTTGGATGGCCCATAAAGGAAGTTGAGAACCACTCTTCTCATGAGCTTTATTTTTCCATTGAAGCATATGGTATCTCAGTTGAAATTGTTCTTCTTTGATACCCCCAAGTGTCCATGATGTTTAACAAGATCCATCCCCATCCAAATCACTAATAGACTTCTCTCTAAGGGGGGACCCTAGAAGCATAGGAAACATAGTTTTTGCAGCAAAGCCCATAAGCAGAATTGAACAATCACACATCATCTACCCATTACTCTTCTCCCATTATTACTGGGTGTAGCAGAAGAACCCTACTCCCTCTACTTGCCCAAAATCCATTTCTTCACTTTCTCAATTGACAGGATCTCATCATTTCTGGGCTTTTTCCAAGTCCTGACTTCTATGAAAATGCCTATGAGGGTTTCATTGAGGATAAGGGAAAGGGGGAAGAGAAGAGGAGGTGGTTTTGATACTTGGGAAAGGGGCTGGGAAGATCTTGGATAGGATGGGGCTACTTTAGAGTTGGAGACTTTAGTTAGATTATTTGTATGTGTTGGAGAGGCCATTCTGGGGGAGGAAGAGAGGCTACCGTGGTTCACTATTGAGTGTGAGAGATTGAGTATTACATGGAGGATTGATGATTTTCAATTTGGTAATGCAGTACATGGATATTGTTGCCGATAGCCTCCAGATCTTGTCGTGGCTGGGTTTGGTAGCCTACTGAGGTGGAGGTCGGTCATTTACTGACGTGGTGAAGATCTTTGTCAAAGAGCTCCTGCACGAGAATGTGCAAAGAAGTTCACTCACGGAAGATTTTTCGGTGGgggaccctccgatacttaaatTAGACGGAGCTTCAGTAAATAGTAGAACAGAGAGAGGAAGAGTGGCAAAGTTTGGGCTCTATCTTCTGGAGAAGCCAAAACTTACTTAGGCATTCCCTTTGCTTCCCTTTATATAGAGGGAGAGCAGTTGCTTGTTACAGCTGAGCTCGGTAATAGCTCCAAAAATCTGCACCTATTAGAGATAATGGGGCGGTTGTTATGCGCATCAGGTACAGACGAGAATTACCCATGTTATCCGCAAGGATTATGTGTGGCAATTAAGCTCACGTGTGCATAATTAGGGGAAACGGCTCCAAGATCCTTGGATATGTATTCCTCCTTGGTTGATTACTGAGCAGATCGGTCGTCCTCGCTTATTGAGGCCAGTCAGTTGTACACTGTTGATTGAGCTAGCTTTTCAATGCGGCATTGTATTTTATCCAGGGGCCTGAATCTCCATGTCGAGGTTCGTTGGTGACTTGGTCGGTTGAGTATGAGCTCGAGATTGATCACCATCTGAGGTCATGGATTTGACTGTCCCTCTTTAAGTCGAGGCTACTCTGGGGTCTTCTGTCCCTTGTGCTCTTTCTCCATAGGGAAGGTCGTCGATACATGTAGAAGTGGTGAGTCACCTCTTCATCCACGGGCTGACCTGTGCTAGTTGGGAAAAAGGCTCACTCCCTAACAAATATTATTACTGATTGTGGTACTGCAGCAGCATGGGAGGGATGCTCAAATGAATACGGGAAAAAAGATTCAGATAATTGAGTGGATAACTTTTGATCATGATATGGCTTGTTACCTTGTCTTTTTCTACTATACTATTTCTACGCAAATTGTTTTTAAGAAATGCCTACATTGTGGTACAAAAATATTCTAACATGCCTGAAGGCCATGCTACAGGGAGAACTGATCTGATGAAATCAAGAATTATCATGTGGTATAGGCATTGTaggaaaaacaaacaaaaaagtaTAGAAAATATATTGTTCAATAATTCTCTATGAAAATACAAAGGTGAAAGATGGGGGGGATGGCTTATCGTATATGAGGAGTCAACCGTTGCTCATATCACCATCCAACTCTCATGGGAAGAACCACCTTGATCATGCAACAAGCATGGTACGGTTCATTAATATGCTATCACAGGGAGGCTTTGGCTAAACACCAAAACTTTACAAGCTATTTGAAAAATCGGTTTTGGGGGCATCATTATTTAGATTTGGTTTCCACACAACTGGCTATTGTTCAACTATATGAGCCAATGGTTATGCTGAACTTATCAGTTCAAGTTTGACAACCTTCCACAGAAAATAAAACAAAGGTACATCTTCAGTTGGAACTTTTCGTTACATATGCTCCTTAAAGAAACTCCACAACTTCAGTATATCCGTTAACCGAATAATTTCAGCTGGTTAGAAGTCTGAAGGTATCTCAACAACAACTCTGGCCATTCTTAAACagcaaaatattttgattttcattgcTGTTGATTCTGAGGATTTGCCTGCAAATACCGACTTAACTGAGAATTTTCATGCCCCctctattattcatgagccaggaTAACTCCCTGATGCCACCATATGACATCAAGTCCAACTTGGAAAGTCCTAGTCACCGACCACACTTCTTCCTTCTTTGACCATGAACCTTAGTATGAAAGCACTACAATATTGCCTATGAACGTTCAAAGTCAAAGTCAATATAACTATATCTTGCTTATCAAAGTCTTGATTTGtagtttttgaaacacatattctTTCAATAACATGTCTGTTTGTGCATATTTGTAACGAGATTTATGATATGTAGGAATTAAAATGTCCAAGGAGTTTGGGTCATGTTGTTTAAGAAATGAAATATCAGAGGATTTTTGTTCATATACCAGATGTACAATTCTATTTATTCCATATCATTTTAGAATTATTTGGGTTCATGTACTTATGATATGCTTTATAATGGATTGAATATTATTTAGGGATGGAATCTTGCGTAGTTATTTTTCATGAACATGTTAATGGTTATAATGTGTTTCATGACATTTCAGCAAACAAACTTATTGGTGATTTGGGTTCATGTACTTGCTATATGCTTTATAGTAGAATGGTTGCTTTTTAGGAATGAAATCTTGGGCCAATTTTGTTCATACACATGTTAATGAATTTTAATGTGTTCCTTGGCACTTTAGGAAACAAAATCCTTGAAGATGTGGGTTCCTATACTCATGATACGCTCCCTAATATGTTTCATGCTATTCTTTGAAACAAAATACTAAGTGATTTGGTTC
This genomic window from Elaeis guineensis isolate ETL-2024a chromosome 13, EG11, whole genome shotgun sequence contains:
- the LOC105056359 gene encoding uncharacterized protein, which encodes MVELPTVGLRERSELWMATTVEAKCLGRRMVSEMVAQDFWIRAGVKGTVAVYGLEREFLLFQFGDSTERDAVPRRPWNVAEQPLALEPWWSGFFPADGAISTALVWIRLSQLPVEYWEEVAIREIVRPVEEFFSVDECISEIKQLGFVRVYVKIDLSRPLRPGVLVGGLDGPFWQRFVFENLEGVCLNCGFFHKPEERCRTTRKSGSTAAGLVPALEAQRWAR